GGTAGTTTGACTGGGGTGGTCGCCTCCGAAAGTGTAACGGAGGCTTCCCAAGGTTTCCTCAATACGGTTGGTAATCGTATGTAGCGTGTAATGGCATAAGGAAGCTTGACTGCAAGACAAACAGGTCGAGCAGGTACGAAAGTAGGGCATAGTGATCCGGCGGTTCTGTGTGGAAAGGCCGTCGCTCAAAGGATAAAAGGTACTCCGGGGATAACAGGCTGATCTCCCCCAAGAGCTCATATCGACGGGGAGGTTTGGCACCTCGATGTCGGCTCGTCACATCCTGGGGCTGGAGAAGGTCCCAAGGGTTGGGCTGTTCGCCCATTAAAGTGGCACGCGAGCTGGGTTCAGAACGTCGTGAGACAGTTCGGTCTCTATCTGTTGTGGGCGTAGGAAATTTGCGAAGATCTGACTTTAGTACGAGAGGACCGAGTTGGACAAACCTCTGGTGTATCAGTTGTGGTGCTAACTGCATTGCTGAGTAGCCACGTTTGGAACAGATAAGCACTGAAAGCATCTAAGTGCGAAACTGACTTCAAGATGAGATTTCCCTTAAGAGACGTTAGAGATGATGACGTAGATAGGCAGCAGGTGGAAGTTTAGAAATAAATGGAGCTGAGCTGTACTAATTTCTCAGTAGTCTTTTGTTAGTGTAGGTTTTCCGATATGCAAACGGGAGATCATAATTTTTAAATATACTATACACCTTACTTTGTTAAAGTAACACTTGTTAAAGAACTTTTTAAGAACTTGTGTAAGTTGCATTGGTACTAGCCAGACAATTTACCTAAAGATAAAGGGTGATCATAGCATAGGGGTACACGTCTTTCCATTCCGAACAGAGCCGTTAAGCCCTATTGCGCCGATGGTACTGCGCTATTCGTGGGAGAGTAGGTCATCGCCCGTCTTTATAAGGACAGATACATAAATGTATTTGTGAACGGACAAAGAATTAAGCCTTTTTAATCATAATTGATTAGAAAGGCTTTTTTTGTGGAAAACAGTTTTTATATCATCCTAGTGAAAAAGTTGATGCAATACAAACAAAGAATAAAGACAACTCAAAACTATCCTTCTTACTTTGAGTTATTGGATTAAGTAATAATTATTTTTTACCTTGTATTCTATTTACAATTTATTTTATTTCTTCAATTTTTTTAAAATGAACAAATTTTTTGCTCACCCTATTTTTTTTGTTTTTCTAGTAGTTTTTACATTTTGTAGTTCTGCTACTTTTGCACAAAATATGCGTATTGATAAGGACAAAAATATTATTAATACTCGTGATGAAATTATTCCTGGATATTTTATTCTTGATTTTGGCGTGAGTTCTTTACTTAATGCACCTGACCCTATGGATTTGAAAATTTGGGGTTCATGGTCTGTCAATTTATCTTATATGGGAAATATAAACTTAGGTACGAATGTAAAGTTTTTACCTGGAGTTTCTTTGGCTGTAGATAATTATATGTTTAAAGATGATGTAAGCCTTTTTAGAGGAAATAATGTATTGGGAGAAGAAAAGATACAATTTTATGAGCTTAAGCAAGATGAAATCAAAAAGAGTAAATTTTCAGTGACTTATATAGATATTCCTTTGGAGTTTCATTATATTCCAAATCCTACCAAAAAAGGAGTGCGTTTTGCTTTGGGAGGAAAATTTGGAATTCCTGTTTCGGCAGCTACAAAAGTGAGATATAAAGATGATGGGTCTAATTTTATAGATAAAACTAAAAATAATTTTCTGGTTTCTAAGGTACGTTATGGTGCTTTGGCTCGTATAGGTTATGGCAGTTTTTATTTATTTGGTTATTATGGACTTAATTCATTAT
This is a stretch of genomic DNA from Bernardetia sp. MNP-M8. It encodes these proteins:
- a CDS encoding porin family protein — its product is MNKFFAHPIFFVFLVVFTFCSSATFAQNMRIDKDKNIINTRDEIIPGYFILDFGVSSLLNAPDPMDLKIWGSWSVNLSYMGNINLGTNVKFLPGVSLAVDNYMFKDDVSLFRGNNVLGEEKIQFYELKQDEIKKSKFSVTYIDIPLEFHYIPNPTKKGVRFALGGKFGIPVSAATKVRYKDDGSNFIDKTKNNFLVSKVRYGALARIGYGSFYLFGYYGLNSLFQENKLDCDCNGGSPITIGITLFAF